The Pantoea eucalypti DNA window TTGCTGTAACACAGGATCTGCGTTTTATCGATTCTGATACAGGATATCTGTTATTAAATGGTCAGGTTACAGTTGATGATAAGATTACAGGACTTAATCGGCGTATTGCGTTAAGTCAGGGCCGGAAAATAGACAGTGATACATACCGTTATAAAATCACAAAGATGATCACTTCTACGAATGATTCAACACCAGACGATGTTTTTAATATTTTGCTGGCTGAGATTGCACTCGACCCCAATTATTTACAGCTGGACATCACCCGGCTAAATGGGAATGCTTATCTTATAAGTGGTCCCCTTTCAAGTTTATTTACCTGCCAGCGGTATTAAACCCGTCAGTTTTTAGTGGGAATTATACCCGTAAGATAGAATGCTCTTACGGGTATTTTTCTGATGCCATTT harbors:
- a CDS encoding FidL-like protein, with amino-acid sequence MKRNATLTISLAALLLVIFTGFNFFKSRANDLPFRCSAFSRYELSRHDATRIEFAVTQDLRFIDSDTGYLLLNGQVTVDDKITGLNRRIALSQGRKIDSDTYRYKITKMITSTNDSTPDDVFNILLAEIALDPNYLQLDITRLNGNAYLISGPLSSLFTCQRY